In Malus sylvestris chromosome 16, drMalSylv7.2, whole genome shotgun sequence, the following are encoded in one genomic region:
- the LOC126608937 gene encoding very-long-chain 3-oxoacyl-CoA reductase 1-like, producing MEFQQFFLVAVSTIGFISLCKSFINFLRWVWLMFLRPPKNLKEYGSWALITGPTDGIGKALAFEMASKDLNLVLVGRNPSKLEATSNEIHEKYGEKIHTKNIAIDLARFTGQEIADAIEEGIKGLDVGILVNNAGVAYPYARFFHEVDLELMESIVKVNMEAATWITRAVLPAMLRKKKGAIVNIGSASSETLPSYPLYTVYAASKAYISMFSKCISLEYKQQGIDIQCQIPSLVATKMTKMKPTSFLIASPEMYSKASMRCIGYEHLCTPYLSHSVQWFITNALPDVLLNAIMLKYFIGMRKRGQLKESRNKAI from the exons ATGGAATTCCAACAGTTTTTCCTAGTGGCAGTAAGCACTATAGGGTTCATCTCTCTCTGCAAATCCTTCATCAACTTTCTCAGATGGGTCTGGCTCATGTTCCTCAGACCCCCAAAGAATCTCAAGGAGTACGGCTCGTGGGCTCTCATCACTGGCCCCACTGACGGAATCGGAAAAGCCCTAGCATTCGAAATGGCTTCGAAGGATCTTAACCTAGTTTTGGTTGGTCGAAACCCTTCGAAGCTCGAAGCAACCTCCAACGAAATACACGAAAAGTACGGTGAAAAAATTCACACCAAGAATATTGCCATTGATTTGGCACGGTTTACCGGGCAGGAAATTGCTGATGCGATAGAGGAAGGAATAAAAGGGCTTGATGTGGGCATTTTGGTAAATAATGCTGGGGTGGCTTACCCTTATGCAAGGTTTTTTCATGAGGTTGATTTGGAACTGATGGAGAGCATTGTGAAGGTGAACATGGAGGCTGCCACGTGGATCACTAGGGCAGTGCTTCCAGCTAtgctgaggaagaagaagggagcAATTGTTAACATTGGTTCTGCCTCCTCTGAGACCCTCCCTTCTTACCCTCTATACACTGTTTATGCTGCATCCAAAGC GTACATATCAATGTTCTCAAAATGCATTAGTTTGGAGTACAAGCAGCAAGGAATTGACATTCAGTGCCAG ATTCCTAGTTTGGTGGCAACAAAGATGACAAAGATGAAGCCAACTTCCTTCCTCATTGCATCACCAGAGATGTATAGCAAAGCAAGCATGAGATGCATTGGTTATGAGCATCTGTGCACCCCTTACTTGAGCCATTCTGTGCAGTGGTTCATAACAAATGCACTGCCtgatgttttgttgaatgcgaTCATGTTGAAGTATTTTATTGGGATGCGAAAGAGAGGCCAATTGAAGGAGTCGCGAAACAAAGCAATTTAG
- the LOC126608577 gene encoding very-long-chain 3-oxoacyl-CoA reductase-like protein At1g24470, translated as MVPPFHDLTTQPLWLLLPSTLGFFILLKHITALAKWVFILLLRAPKNLKNYGSWALVTGATDGIGKAFAFQLAQKGLNIVLVSRNSTKLKSVSDKIHANSPSTLIKTIAFDFSGSGLDGLDEQLEKEIRGLDIGVLINNVGVTYPSAGFFHEVDEEVWMNVVKVNVEGTARVSMAVVRGMVERKRGAIVNIGSGAGIVVPSHPLFTIYAATKSYVDQLSRSLHAEYKMYGIDVQSQVPLYVATKLASRVASIERPSLFIPTPDAYAKAAIQRIGYEARCAPFWAHSVQWFFSRLAPDSLLDAWRLSIGLKRRGKKLHEELI; from the exons atgGTGCCTCCATTTCATGACCTAACGACCCAACCCCTCtggcttctccttccttccacTCTTGGCTTCTTCATCCTCCTCAAGCATATCACCGCTCTGGCCAAATGGGTCTTCATCCTCCTCCTCAGAGCCCCCAAAAACCTGAAAAATTACGGCTCGTGGGCGTTGGTCACCGGTGCAACCGACGGCATAGGAAAAGCATTTGCCTTCCAACTTGCCCAAAAAGGCCTAAATATAGTCCTAGTCAGCCGGAACTCCACCAAGCTCAAATCAGTCTCCGATAAAATCCATGCAAACTCTCCCTCTACCCTAATAAAAACCATTGCATTCGACTTCTCAGGCAGCGGCTTGGACGGGTTGGACGAGCAGCTGGAGAAGGAGATCAGGGGTTTGGACATCGGCGTTTTGATCAACAACGTCGGGGTTACATACCCGAGTGCAGGATTCTTTCACGAGGTTGATGAGGAAGTGTGGATGAACGTTGTGAAGGTGAATGTGGAGGGTACAGCTAGAGTGAGCATGGCAGTTGTGCGAGGGATGGTTGAAAGGAAGAGAGGTGCAATAGTTAATATTGGTTCTGGGGCTGGCATTGTTGTGCCTTCTCATCCTCTCTTCACGATCTACGCCGCTACAAAATC TTATGTGGATCAACTGTCTAGATCCCTCCACGCGGAATACAAGATGTACGGAATTGATGTGCAAAGTCAGGTACCATTATACGTAGCAACAAAACTGGCGTCGAGGGTTGCTTCGATCGAAAGGCCCTCCCTCTTCATACCAACCCCAGATGCTTATGCAAAGGCAGCCATTCAGCGGATTGGCTATGAAGCTCGCTGCGCACCGTTCTGGGCTCACTCAGTCCAGTGGTTCTTCTCGCGCTTGGCCCCCGACTCTCTTCTCGATGCTTGGCGCCTCTCTATTGGTTTAAAAAGAAGGGGGAAGAAACTCCATGAAGAACTAATATAA